A portion of the Caenorhabditis elegans chromosome III genome contains these proteins:
- the ZC262.4 gene encoding uncharacterized protein (Confirmed by transcript evidence) has translation MNADKFVETTISDFMRLNSSRDFEYFVSIAKQLYSRGCRDYYTEAFLTHLKTIFPITEENAEKWLKYGEMLGTVGEKDFRTDIFEQMMKDFVDSNKLSQIAAKFHGFVESVDDWNLLAECLFSRVRALEHKINLTASAPMATDPSESSC, from the exons ATGAATGCCGATAAATTTGTGGAAACCACGATCTCAGACTTTATGAGACTCAATTCTTCAAGAGACTTTGAGTATTTCGTCTCCATTGCTAAACAGCTCTATTCCAGAGGATGCCGTGATTATTACACTGAG gcATTTCTTACGCATCTCAAAACGATCTTCCCAATAACCgaagaaaatgcagaaaagtgGTTGAAGTACGGCGAGATGCTGGGTACTGTCGGTGAGAAGGATTTTCGAACGgacatttttgagcaaatgaTGAAGGATTTCGTTGACTCAAACAAACTCAGTCAGATTGCTGCCAAATTCCACGGATTTGTTGAGTCAGTGGATGATTGGAATCTTCTTGCCGAATGTCTTTTCTCCCGTGTGAGAGCTCTTGAGCATAAGATT AATCTCACTGCCTCTGCTCCAATGGCTACTGACCCGAGTGAGAGTTCCTgctaa